Proteins co-encoded in one Dyadobacter sp. CECT 9275 genomic window:
- a CDS encoding HlyD family secretion protein yields METKQNTALGEDTAPKKTNKRFIIILGLLVLVGGSWGFTKYNHGLHHEETDDAQVDANISPVIPRISGYVTEIKVKDNQLVHKGDTLIVLDNRDQIIKLEQAKAGLLGSEGNLTVANATTTASAAAGITYQANVSVVAAQIEEAKVNVWRANQDFARYENLIKDHSITQQEFEQAQATKQKAERALAVLVAQKNAAERQAKAAGSQTNATSRQKAVADANIKARQAEIANAELNLSYTVITAPTNGRVSKVNAQLGQYLQAGQTLFSIISDTEPWVVANFKETQLTKMKLGQKVKVHVDAYPDHEFEAKVASFSPATGARFALLPPDNASGNFVKVVQRLPVRIEFDQPQDKFLSQLRPGMNVFVDVELN; encoded by the coding sequence ATGGAAACGAAACAAAACACCGCACTCGGAGAAGATACAGCTCCCAAAAAGACGAACAAACGCTTTATTATTATTCTTGGCTTGCTGGTACTGGTAGGCGGAAGCTGGGGTTTTACGAAATATAACCATGGCCTGCACCATGAAGAAACGGATGACGCACAGGTGGATGCCAATATAAGTCCGGTAATCCCGCGTATCTCCGGGTATGTTACTGAAATCAAAGTAAAAGATAACCAGCTGGTTCACAAGGGCGATACGCTTATTGTACTGGATAACCGCGATCAGATCATTAAATTAGAGCAAGCCAAGGCAGGGTTGCTGGGTTCGGAAGGGAACCTCACCGTTGCTAATGCAACCACAACGGCATCAGCAGCGGCCGGAATTACCTACCAGGCGAACGTGTCGGTAGTGGCGGCGCAGATAGAAGAAGCAAAAGTGAATGTATGGAGAGCGAATCAGGATTTTGCCCGTTATGAAAATCTGATCAAAGATCACTCGATCACACAGCAGGAATTTGAACAGGCACAGGCTACCAAGCAAAAGGCGGAACGCGCGCTGGCCGTTCTGGTGGCGCAGAAAAATGCTGCGGAGCGCCAGGCAAAAGCCGCAGGTTCGCAAACCAACGCCACTTCCCGGCAAAAGGCAGTTGCCGACGCGAACATTAAAGCGCGCCAGGCCGAAATCGCCAATGCAGAGCTTAATCTTTCCTATACTGTTATTACAGCTCCCACCAACGGAAGGGTTTCCAAAGTAAATGCACAACTGGGGCAATATCTGCAGGCAGGACAAACGCTGTTCAGCATTATATCCGATACCGAACCGTGGGTTGTTGCCAACTTTAAAGAAACACAACTGACCAAAATGAAGCTTGGGCAGAAAGTGAAGGTTCACGTGGATGCATACCCTGACCACGAATTTGAGGCAAAAGTTGCTTCATTTTCACCTGCAACCGGTGCACGTTTTGCGCTGTTACCTCCTGATAACGCCAGTGGTAACTTTGTGAAGGTGGTTCAGCGGCTGCCTGTAAGGATAGAATTTGACCAGCCTCAGGATAAATTCCTGTCGCAGCTTCGCCCGGGCATGAATGTATTCGTGGATGTGGAGCTTAATTAA
- a CDS encoding TolC family protein yields the protein MNITFRIKRMAAGVLGMVLLVTATHSYAQSPRTLTLEEAVEMSLKNSKELKLSQTNVDLAGLSIRQIRDNQLPSLSVSASYLRLNTPNVGLKIGQNGNDSTSSSSNLQVHQAMYGMASASLPLFSGFRFKYGLESAHYLEQAAKLDVETNREAIIQNTIAAYSNLYKAKKAVDLVSENLKSERERVTEFTNREKNGLLARNDLMKAKLQESNVELALLDAENDLKVTTVNMDLLLGLPENTAILADSNSFNALKEAGNVMDWEQKALANRKDIAANAIRQKAANADIKVAKADYYPSVALTGGYVALSIPGVVTVPNAMNAGIGVKYDIASLWKSGAKMAEARTRAYQVKTNEEIILDKVHLEVNTAFYNYVLSKRKIDVYAKAVEQADENYRITKNKYNNSLVTTTELLDADVAQVQSKINYEAAKADAIVAYKKLEQVAGVIN from the coding sequence ATGAACATCACATTCAGAATTAAAAGAATGGCTGCAGGAGTACTTGGAATGGTACTTCTTGTTACCGCCACTCATTCATATGCCCAGTCGCCGCGCACACTTACGTTGGAAGAAGCTGTTGAAATGAGTTTGAAAAATAGTAAAGAATTAAAACTGAGCCAGACTAACGTTGACCTGGCAGGCCTCAGCATCCGTCAGATCAGGGATAATCAGTTGCCTTCCCTGAGTGTGTCGGCATCGTATCTCCGGTTAAATACACCCAATGTGGGCCTAAAAATCGGACAAAACGGGAATGACAGTACCAGCTCCTCCTCCAATCTCCAGGTACATCAGGCTATGTATGGTATGGCAAGTGCTTCTCTGCCACTGTTTTCTGGTTTCCGATTTAAGTATGGTCTGGAATCCGCCCATTATCTTGAGCAGGCTGCAAAACTTGACGTGGAAACCAATCGTGAAGCAATCATACAGAATACGATCGCTGCTTACAGTAATTTATATAAGGCCAAAAAAGCGGTGGACCTGGTCAGTGAAAACCTGAAAAGCGAACGGGAGCGGGTGACGGAGTTTACCAACCGCGAAAAAAACGGCTTGCTTGCCCGGAATGACCTGATGAAGGCAAAATTGCAGGAATCAAACGTAGAGTTGGCGCTGTTGGACGCCGAAAATGACCTGAAAGTTACCACGGTGAATATGGACCTGCTACTGGGATTACCCGAGAATACAGCTATTCTGGCGGATTCCAATAGTTTTAATGCTTTAAAGGAAGCAGGAAATGTAATGGATTGGGAGCAGAAAGCACTGGCAAACCGGAAGGATATTGCAGCAAATGCGATCAGACAGAAAGCGGCGAATGCAGACATCAAAGTTGCCAAAGCGGATTATTATCCAAGTGTGGCGCTCACTGGCGGATATGTGGCCCTTAGCATACCTGGTGTGGTGACCGTGCCAAACGCGATGAACGCGGGTATTGGGGTGAAATATGACATTGCTTCTCTCTGGAAATCGGGGGCTAAAATGGCGGAGGCGCGTACAAGAGCATATCAGGTCAAAACCAACGAGGAGATCATCCTGGACAAGGTCCACCTTGAAGTGAATACAGCCTTTTACAATTATGTATTGAGTAAGCGGAAGATCGATGTTTACGCAAAGGCGGTGGAACAGGCGGATGAGAATTACAGAATTACCAAAAATAAATATAATAACAGCCTTGTAACGACCACCGAGCTGCTGGACGCTGACGTGGCTCAGGTCCAGTCCAAGATCAATTATGAAGCTGCCAAGGCAGACGCCATCGTAGCATACAAAAAACTGGAACAGGTTGCGGGGGTGATTAATTAA
- a CDS encoding TetR/AcrR family transcriptional regulator — translation MEYNTKQIQIIEVAERLFANKGFAGTSVRDIAQEADINVSMISYYFGSKEKLIEALFNVRMVESRSRMENILQNEELTPLQKVNIWIDTVIDRLMGNQCFYNIMMREQLSAERTPIISDHILELKRRNIALMNTLITAGQESGVFKKNIDLGLMTTTLYGTINQAIATQDFYKKINNLEALSDEEFQIYLKRKLSVHLKSIFKLTVSNEHHIQN, via the coding sequence ATGGAATATAACACGAAGCAGATACAGATCATCGAGGTCGCAGAGCGGCTGTTCGCGAATAAAGGTTTTGCCGGGACTTCGGTCAGGGATATAGCACAGGAGGCAGATATCAACGTATCGATGATATCCTACTATTTTGGTTCGAAGGAGAAGCTTATTGAAGCACTTTTTAATGTCAGGATGGTAGAATCCCGGTCGAGAATGGAGAATATCCTTCAGAACGAGGAATTGACACCGCTGCAAAAAGTTAATATCTGGATTGACACTGTGATAGACAGGCTGATGGGGAATCAGTGTTTTTACAATATTATGATGCGTGAGCAGCTCTCTGCGGAACGGACTCCCATTATATCTGACCATATTCTTGAGCTTAAACGAAGGAATATCGCCCTGATGAACACCTTGATTACGGCAGGGCAGGAATCGGGCGTTTTTAAGAAGAATATCGACCTTGGCCTCATGACGACTACTCTTTACGGGACCATTAACCAGGCAATTGCTACGCAGGATTTTTACAAAAAGATTAACAATCTGGAAGCGCTGTCCGACGAAGAATTTCAGATATACCTCAAAAGAAAACTCAGTGTACACCTGAAAAGTATATTTAAATTAACTGTATCCAATGAACATCACATTCAGAATTAA
- the ruvC gene encoding crossover junction endodeoxyribonuclease RuvC gives MQQANATEKVIIGVDPGTQVMGYGVISVKGQQITLVQYGVIHLSKYNTHELKLKKIFERITQLITEYLPDEMAIEDPFYGKNPQSMLKLGRAQGVAMAAALSRDIPIVEYSPKKVKQSVTGSGSASKEQVAYMLEKILKMELSREFMDATDGIAIAICHHYHANTPASVSSSKGTKSKKGGWGAFVSENPDRVK, from the coding sequence ATGCAGCAGGCAAATGCTACCGAAAAGGTGATTATTGGCGTAGATCCCGGGACCCAGGTGATGGGTTACGGGGTGATATCGGTCAAAGGCCAGCAAATTACATTGGTTCAGTATGGTGTGATTCATTTGAGCAAATATAATACCCACGAGCTCAAACTGAAGAAAATCTTTGAACGGATCACACAGCTCATTACCGAATACCTTCCCGATGAAATGGCTATTGAAGATCCATTTTACGGTAAAAACCCACAGTCTATGCTGAAATTAGGTCGTGCCCAGGGTGTGGCTATGGCAGCAGCTCTGTCAAGGGATATCCCAATCGTGGAGTATTCTCCCAAAAAAGTGAAGCAATCGGTAACGGGGAGTGGCAGCGCATCAAAGGAGCAGGTAGCCTATATGCTGGAAAAAATCCTGAAGATGGAGCTTAGCCGGGAATTTATGGATGCTACGGATGGTATCGCCATCGCCATTTGCCATCATTATCATGCCAACACACCGGCATCCGTTTCTTCCTCCAAAGGTACAAAGTCCAAAAAAGGAGGATGGGGGGCTTTTGTCAGTGAAAACCCCGATCGTGTGAAGTGA
- a CDS encoding lysylphosphatidylglycerol synthase domain-containing protein, producing MLQDKELTTSKEKTNWQKLIRAGKVLTTLLIFSYIYKTFSTEQKGIGDVGKVLTTVLAGNNIGTFLLTFLMVPLNWALESLKWQKLAGKVVKLSFREALRSTLTGLAVGVAAPAQVGDTAGRVASLKADNRLETIGAAVVSNGVQFYVSVVAGAFGWLYFGESLKLSALGANLLSIVIFVVLSGGVLVVVARKRILNYNPEKDWQKKLHSYFRIIGAYTGMDLLLALVLGAARYMVFLTQFVLTLSLFDFPLDYLTLSACVTLIFLAKTLIPAVNVLGDLGLREFTALFVFRQFGLPPEQIIAATFLIWILNVLGPILIGMYLIWKYKWKT from the coding sequence ATGCTGCAAGATAAGGAACTCACCACGTCAAAAGAAAAAACCAACTGGCAAAAACTGATCCGGGCGGGGAAGGTACTGACTACTTTACTTATTTTCAGCTACATATATAAAACCTTCAGTACCGAACAAAAAGGTATCGGGGATGTAGGTAAAGTGCTGACTACCGTTCTGGCCGGTAATAATATCGGAACATTCCTGCTTACCTTTTTAATGGTCCCACTCAACTGGGCGCTGGAAAGTCTTAAATGGCAGAAACTGGCAGGCAAAGTAGTGAAACTGAGTTTCCGGGAAGCTCTCAGAAGTACGCTGACTGGCCTGGCCGTAGGGGTTGCCGCGCCTGCCCAGGTAGGTGACACTGCCGGAAGAGTGGCTTCGCTCAAAGCAGATAACCGGCTGGAAACCATAGGCGCGGCGGTGGTGTCTAACGGCGTCCAGTTTTATGTTTCGGTTGTGGCCGGGGCTTTTGGCTGGCTCTATTTCGGAGAGTCGTTAAAGCTCAGCGCCTTAGGGGCAAATCTTCTTTCGATCGTCATTTTCGTCGTGTTATCAGGAGGTGTACTGGTGGTTGTTGCCAGAAAGAGAATCCTGAACTACAACCCTGAAAAAGACTGGCAGAAAAAGCTCCATTCTTACTTCCGCATCATTGGAGCATACACGGGGATGGATCTTTTGCTGGCCCTGGTGCTGGGGGCTGCCAGATACATGGTGTTTCTTACTCAGTTTGTATTAACGCTTTCACTGTTTGATTTTCCGCTGGACTACCTCACCCTATCAGCCTGCGTAACGCTGATCTTCCTTGCCAAAACCCTCATTCCGGCTGTTAACGTGCTGGGCGACCTAGGCTTACGGGAATTTACCGCACTGTTTGTTTTCAGGCAATTCGGATTGCCACCAGAGCAGATTATTGCCGCAACTTTCCTGATCTGGATACTGAATGTACTTGGCCCCATTCTGATCGGTATGTACCTTATCTGGAAGTATAAATGGAAAACCTGA
- a CDS encoding glycosyltransferase family 2 protein, with protein MKTFLWAILTSDSLALLCAIVLGSYTIFTLLLTFLWKKIQVNFDAAETGNDFISVIVPVRNEAQNIRNLLTDLQTQTFPQNRFEVLIMNDGSSDETEEIVRAFIQTHSCDVKLITPADDTTKSPKKRAIERGVAIAKGNLIVTTDGDCRMGSAWLHTIGHYHHTTGAKLISGPVTFEPERTITDHLQAIEFASLVASGAASIQAGYPSMCNGANLCYEKSAFMEVNGFEGVNHIASGDDEFLMHKIAAKFPEKIRFLKHQSAIVYTKPHRNWSSFFRQRKRWASKWKHYQSRTPLFLALYIFLSNFSLLMATVLFFMGEISNAQLAGLWALKCIPEWIFLGSVLSFLQKKRSVYLIPLTQLIYPLYVCFFGLAAQKKSYEWKGRKLT; from the coding sequence ATGAAAACATTCCTATGGGCAATACTGACAAGCGACTCGCTGGCACTCCTCTGCGCGATCGTTTTAGGCAGTTATACCATTTTTACACTTTTACTTACCTTTCTCTGGAAAAAAATCCAAGTAAACTTCGATGCGGCGGAAACCGGTAATGATTTTATTTCCGTGATCGTTCCGGTCCGGAATGAAGCTCAGAATATAAGAAACCTATTAACTGACCTGCAGACGCAAACATTCCCTCAAAACCGGTTCGAGGTTCTGATCATGAATGACGGTTCGTCCGATGAAACCGAGGAGATCGTACGGGCATTTATCCAAACACATTCCTGTGATGTGAAGCTGATTACGCCGGCTGACGATACAACCAAATCTCCAAAAAAAAGAGCTATTGAAAGGGGAGTAGCCATTGCCAAAGGAAATCTGATCGTCACCACGGACGGCGACTGTCGCATGGGCTCCGCCTGGCTGCATACGATAGGCCACTACCATCACACGACGGGAGCCAAACTCATCAGCGGCCCGGTCACCTTTGAACCCGAACGTACAATCACTGATCATCTTCAGGCAATAGAATTTGCCAGCCTCGTTGCCAGCGGAGCGGCGTCCATTCAGGCTGGGTACCCAAGTATGTGCAACGGCGCTAACCTTTGCTACGAAAAAAGTGCTTTCATGGAAGTGAATGGCTTTGAAGGCGTAAACCATATCGCATCCGGCGACGACGAATTCCTGATGCATAAAATAGCAGCCAAATTCCCGGAAAAGATCCGATTTCTTAAACACCAAAGTGCGATCGTCTACACAAAACCGCATCGTAACTGGTCATCATTCTTCCGGCAGCGTAAACGATGGGCCAGCAAATGGAAGCACTACCAGAGCCGAACCCCTCTTTTCCTGGCGCTGTACATTTTCCTTTCCAATTTTTCACTCCTAATGGCAACGGTACTGTTTTTTATGGGAGAGATCAGTAATGCACAACTGGCTGGTTTATGGGCTCTTAAATGTATCCCGGAATGGATTTTCCTGGGGTCAGTTCTTTCGTTTCTCCAAAAAAAGCGATCTGTTTATCTCATTCCGCTAACCCAGCTGATTTATCCTTTATACGTTTGCTTTTTTGGGCTTGCAGCTCAAAAAAAATCCTATGAATGGAAAGGAAGAAAACTCACCTGA
- a CDS encoding choice-of-anchor A family protein, producing the protein MIRALKIILSSFSLFLSLEYHVLAQSPTAAAKGFNVFVKGDVSLLGREAEGAVAAGGNVTTGTYQISPSTSQPGFYVGNAPIGLAVRGGLNLSSGDLKINNSNYIKIGNVSSPTNLKIWFKDGNGANANIRVTGSSSGYDSEPRVSLNSNANSWGSPAVDVGNPVAENIFGTGAGQIDIDGAFTAFVEKSAGMKSLTDNLPIINENNVAVPGPYVTTGVYSNNPKLSVNANGVNVLTVTAEVWNSISHFNMDNVPSGPAMGSETSNSYALIINIVNYAAFNKSLDFPNMGLSDAQGSQVLYNFPDATGDLVISGNNTIKGTIFAPQANLTKNGSNNIDGQVIAKSFVHNGGEIHWRNFVSSVPLTKPDPKITITASSSCVKDAPWLHYEVTPDFDATGLTAKIEWLNKDGEIVKTESGLGLKGDLLYPGAAVDQNGKGIAWPGWKQVSGVWQETSDLTASIKKTGASVRITLPPDATYSITYPQTTQTCRTEPPTDSSLPVTLSSFTAEKENCTVKLAWTVAEAKNFSHFEVERSADARTFTRIGDVKFDTGISKYAFTDNPFASESAAARNQYYRLKQVDMDDTFEYSTIRAVSAGSCGNLGTAEAYPNPAVNEVNVKSTSALKQVEILTQAGALVYHNSFKTKSAEASIGISNLQRGLYLLKVTNQEGTRIIRMVKE; encoded by the coding sequence ATGATTAGAGCATTAAAAATTATACTATCTTCTTTTTCCCTTTTCCTGAGTTTAGAATATCATGTTTTAGCGCAGAGCCCTACGGCAGCAGCAAAAGGATTCAATGTGTTTGTTAAGGGAGATGTTTCTTTGTTAGGCCGCGAGGCCGAAGGTGCCGTGGCCGCAGGAGGAAATGTTACCACAGGTACCTATCAGATCAGCCCCAGTACAAGTCAGCCTGGCTTTTATGTGGGCAATGCGCCCATTGGTCTGGCAGTACGCGGTGGCCTGAACCTTTCGTCGGGAGATCTTAAAATAAACAATAGCAATTATATTAAAATTGGAAATGTAAGCAGCCCTACTAACCTTAAGATCTGGTTTAAAGATGGAAATGGTGCCAACGCAAATATCCGTGTTACCGGCTCATCTTCAGGATACGACAGTGAGCCCAGGGTCAGTCTTAATTCAAATGCAAATTCCTGGGGAAGTCCGGCAGTGGATGTGGGTAACCCGGTTGCCGAAAATATATTCGGAACAGGTGCAGGGCAGATTGATATCGACGGGGCATTTACCGCATTCGTTGAAAAATCTGCCGGGATGAAATCACTGACGGATAATTTACCTATTATAAACGAGAACAATGTCGCGGTTCCGGGTCCTTATGTTACGACGGGTGTTTACAGCAACAATCCCAAACTTTCTGTAAATGCCAATGGTGTGAATGTACTGACTGTAACGGCCGAAGTATGGAATTCTATTTCACACTTTAATATGGACAATGTGCCTAGCGGGCCTGCTATGGGCAGTGAGACGTCAAACAGCTATGCACTGATCATTAACATCGTGAATTATGCGGCGTTCAACAAAAGCCTTGACTTCCCGAATATGGGACTTTCCGATGCACAGGGAAGCCAGGTGCTTTATAATTTCCCGGATGCCACGGGAGACCTGGTAATTTCCGGGAACAATACGATCAAAGGAACCATTTTTGCGCCGCAGGCGAATCTTACAAAAAACGGCAGTAATAATATTGACGGGCAGGTGATAGCGAAATCCTTTGTGCACAATGGCGGGGAAATTCACTGGCGAAACTTTGTGTCCTCGGTACCGCTGACCAAACCCGATCCTAAGATAACCATCACTGCATCATCTTCCTGCGTGAAGGATGCTCCGTGGCTGCATTATGAGGTGACGCCTGATTTTGACGCAACCGGATTGACCGCTAAAATCGAGTGGCTCAACAAGGATGGTGAAATTGTAAAAACCGAGTCGGGACTGGGATTAAAAGGCGACTTATTGTATCCGGGTGCCGCTGTGGACCAAAACGGGAAGGGAATAGCCTGGCCGGGATGGAAGCAGGTGAGCGGTGTGTGGCAGGAAACGAGCGATCTGACGGCCAGCATCAAAAAAACAGGTGCGTCCGTTCGAATTACGCTCCCACCTGATGCGACGTATTCTATTACCTATCCTCAGACCACGCAGACTTGCCGTACAGAGCCTCCGACTGATTCGTCTCTGCCTGTGACTTTGTCCTCTTTCACTGCTGAAAAAGAGAATTGTACCGTAAAACTGGCGTGGACGGTAGCTGAAGCCAAAAACTTCTCACATTTTGAAGTGGAACGCTCTGCCGATGCCAGAACCTTCACAAGGATAGGTGATGTAAAGTTTGATACGGGCATCAGTAAATATGCCTTTACGGATAATCCTTTTGCTTCGGAATCCGCCGCAGCCCGTAACCAATACTATCGCCTGAAACAGGTGGATATGGATGATACCTTTGAGTACAGCACCATTAGGGCTGTCAGCGCCGGAAGCTGCGGTAACCTGGGAACCGCAGAAGCTTATCCCAATCCTGCTGTAAACGAAGTGAATGTAAAAAGCACATCTGCTCTGAAACAGGTTGAAATCCTTACACAAGCCGGTGCTTTGGTTTATCATAACAGTTTTAAAACAAAGTCGGCGGAAGCAAGCATCGGCATCTCAAATCTACAGAGAGGCTTGTATCTGCTAAAAGTTACTAACCAGGAAGGTACCCGGATTATCAGAATGGTGAAAGAATAG